The DNA window GATGCGCGCATACTTCCCATTgcaatttatcaatatcgatTCTATCCCTTACTTGATCCCTTACTATTCTCTTAGTTCTCTCCCATATGCTGTTCTCTCCGAATAAGGCTCCTACTGTACACAGCTCCCCGTGCGGCTCCTAAAAGCATTTACATATGTTCAATAGGTTCTTCTCTAAATCCGCGAATCAGCAATTACCCATACAGAAAAACATTCACGGGTACCAATTAGAGTTGCAACAACACGTGAcaaagaagaggaattcCAGACAAGATCTAACGACGGGTATGAGAGATTCAATTGAACTTACGGCAAGAGCTCATCCACATCACGAACGATGCAAGACTTCAAAGGAGGTCGGACAAGGTCGTTGAACAAGAAAGTTCCGTACACGAGTAACACGAAGCCAAGAACTTGCAACCACTTGAAAGTTTCCCATCCCAGAAATAGTGATACAATCCAAATAAAGAGTGTACGACAAGTGTCAATGGTGGATCTAGATGTGGCACTGACTGTTCTGGTTACAGAAAGTCCAAAGAAGTTGAATCCACTATACAGGTTAGCGAAACAGAAGAGATAAGTAGAAATTGAGGAGAATTACCCGATGCTAATCATGATAAGCACACTTGAGACTCCAATGGCTTTGTAGTGTGTGATTTGTCTCCATCCTTCAACAAGATCGAAGTATCCATATCTTCCCGCTGTGGTTCTACCGACTGCAAGATGGAGTACGATCATACCAAAAATCGTAACCCCAAACCCGAAAAGACCCTCCCAGCCTACAACTTTGAGAGGTTCCAGAGCATAATTTTCCAGAATGTATTCCTCCAAAACAAATTGAGAAGCAGTAAATATTTGAGCGCCCGCAATTAAAAACACGCCAATAATAGCGCGTAGGGCTTCTGGAGTTCTGGCTTCTCTTGCGGCTAGCTTTAGTGCGTCGTGTACAAGCGCTGTTGAAGACGGCGCAGCTTTGTCATCCTGGTAGAGAGCTCCAGCCAGACCAACAACAGCGACTCCAAGGACAACGGTCACCAAAGCAAACCACTGAAATAAGTGAAGccttcttttcaaaaagagTACACTGAAAACTCCAACAAAGAGCACCAAAGCTCCTCGAGTCATTTGGTAAATTGAGGGGACTACAAACAAGAGACCGACGTTCACTAAGAAGTGCTGTTAGTAACAGTATGGTAAATGTGCCTTGTGGATGCAAATGCTGATTGATCAAATGTCCGGAGCGTAGACTACTCACTCAAAGTTGTTCCACAGATATCACAGATAGCCGGCAATGCTAACAATAGCACTCTCCATCCCACCAATGGTAACCTGTTTTCGTCCAAATCCATCGCCTTTGCAGTCGAAGTTGTTAAGATGCTCGCCCCATCGTTATCTGCGGCCTCTCCTTCATTTGTATCAACTGCTTCATAACCATTCTCTTCAGGCTTTAGGTTCTTTGCGACATAGCGGCGATAAAGAGAAAGTGCGCCAACAAATAGCCAGCAGCCCATTTCTCCAATGAACATTTGAGCCGTTTGTATGACCGGCTGTTCGAATAACGCTCGTTTCTTGGGATCGGGATTGTCGCAATTCCGGACGCAAACATTGTCCTGGCTTATGGTTAGCAGATAACAGAAACAGACTCGAAGCGTATACTGACTTGATATTTTGTGAGAAGTGTATTGCAGACTCCCGTAACCAGCATCATGGCTACCAGGAACGGTATGAGTATTTTGGGGCTGATCGCCATCTTGACGATATGTGATGGACAGACCGGCGGAGGCGTAGGTGTATCTAGGTCAAGGAACCATATAGTCTAACAAAACCACAACTAATCGTAAATTGGCATGCACCGATCTGTTGTTCTTATGTTGCAATGCagtgaaataaataaagatcaGAATCCGATATACTTGTATTTGTATAATCCGTGGTGAGGTTGATTACTCTTTGTCTCGTATCTATTGGGGCACGATTAGGAGCTAGGTTGAAGGCTGGAGCTTAAGGAAGGAGAACTCGGGCGGTGACGGTTTTTGGTTTAGCCGATGACTATCGGAACCTCACTTCCCTGCTTTCCATCACAAGATCATTTTCTGAATCAAGCCAGCAACTCAATCATCAGTTACTACGAGGTGTCTATCTATGGACATGTCATAAAGTGCACGAAGTCTACAACAGCAAGTTTGGCTCAATAGTATTGTCATGTAAGTAACGTATGAATCATCCATTGGCACATCTGATGGATGATGTATAGTACACACCGGTGTCAAGAATCACCACATGCTAAGAAAAGCATTCGAACGTCAGCGTCTATATaatgaaggagagaagatgtCTTTTTTTGGTTCCGTAATGCGTCTTAAATCATGATACATGAATGTACAACTGCCCATTACCCCTAATATCCCATGGGCTATTCAGTTTATACATCAAAACGGGTCGTAAAACATAGACACGTAAATGCTAACCAGCCAATTCCACTCCCGAGTGTGTGAAAGAGGTAAATGAAAACGGATTGTTGATACATTGCTTGCagaaatgaattttgataacTTTTACGCCGCCCAATGCTAAATTGCAGATTTTATACTCCGACCCTATGCCTTATTTACCGGCGGTGGCTGCAGCACCTCCTCGTCGTTTTGGGTTGCTTCGTCCAGGTCGTTTCTTATTTTGGTTGCTTTGGTCGCTTCCTTCAATGAATTTGAGAAGCTCATCGATGCTTCGCGAATCGAGTCCCCTAGGAGTGTCTCGACCAGCAGCAGCCTCAACAGTCTGGCCAATTTGGGGTTGGACTTGAGTCTGTCCAAGAGTGACGCGGGGAGAGACTCGAATTCCTCTGTTTCTGCGGGCTTGGACATCCTTTGCGTGCTTGGCAATCGACACAGCATTTTGAGTAAGCTGTTCAAGCCATTTCTCAGCTTCCTTGGTGTTCTTATCTTCTGCACCTAACTCGGTAAGGAAGATGTTGTAAGACTCGCGCATACGATTGACGGCGGACTTGGAGTCTTGGTCCAATGCCAAAGCTTGAGCCAATTGGAAGAGTAAAGTTGCAGCATTAATAGAATGCTTTCCGTAAACCTCTTCACAAATCTTGAGGGATGCTTCAAACCATGTGCGAGAATCGTGATACTCCTTCAAGTGTTGCAGCATGACTGCAGCGTTGTTGATTGTTGTGATAGAGTCAGGATGATTTGGACCATAGACGACCTTCCACAAATCCAAAGCGTGCTTGATGTATGTCAAAGCCAACTTGGTCTCTCCACTTGCGTGTGCAATGAGTCCAAGATTGAGATAGTTCAAAAGTGTCTCAGCATTGTCAACACCTAATGTTCTCTCGGAAACTATGACAGCCTTGCGGGCGAGTTCCATAGCAGCCTCCTTCTCGTCGAGTTGATAATAGAGCATCGACAAGGAGTTATATACTCTCGCCACTTCAGGGTGCAGGATACCATAGATCTGCTCGTGTAATGACAAAGATTCCAAGAGTAATTCTTGACCCAACTTCTTTTGGTCTTGTAGAAGAGAAATACGACCAGCTTCCAAAGCTTCTTCTGCAAGGGAGCTTCTTGGAGACGCTTCTTTGATGACTGGGACAGTGTTAAGGATATCATCTGGGTTGAAGGTGACAGGCGATGCGGCATTTGCAGATACAACAGCAGCAGGAGAGGCTTCACGggcattcttcttcttcttcttgccgTTGGTGCTCTTTCCAGTGGGGGCCGCTTCCTTTGTGGCCTCACCATTAGTTGCCGGTGGAGCTGCTGCTGATTCAGTCTGTGATTGCTTTGTGAAATGATAAGGCTTCATCTCCAATTGAATACCAAGCTTCAAGGAAACTTCGCGAAGAAGTTGCAAATGCTTGATACCTGCAGTCCATGTAGAGTCTAGGGTGTAGCGGAAGCGACGAAGAACTTGACCTTCAATCTCTTGTTTAAGACTCTCTGGGGTAACCTCcttgaatttcaaatctgCCTCTGGATAAAGCGCAGCTATGGCCTCATCCACATCTGGTTTTGGAGCTGCGTTCAAATCTGTGCCGAGCAAGCAATTGAGCAGATGGGCAATACATGAGCTCGTCAAAGGAATAGGGAGGTAACGAAGATAATTGCCAGCAACATGCTTGAATGCTCTTGACACCATCTCTTGAACCGCCAGAATTCGTAGAGATTCAAGTCTCTTGCCATCCGCAAGAGTAGCAACTTGACCGAGGTATCTGAGATTGATACCGCGCTTATGAAGGAGCCTGCTCAAAGACTGTCCATCCATAGGGAAACCAACATCGCCTTCCTTGAGATCCTTCACAAGTTCAGGTAACACTGTCTTGCGCAGGAATTCACAAACTAATCGAACTTGTTGTTCATCCTCGGCAAATTCggtcttctcttcatcagtTTGTGGCTGCTGTCCACTGAAAGCATCTGGGTTTAATGCAAACTTGAAATCGCCAATGTCGATTCTTTCTTGATCAGGCTTGCTGGGTTCTGCAGCCTCATCTGATTCGCTTTTCTTGGCCAATTCGCCATTCTCGGTTGGTTCCTCGCTTTTAGCTGGCTCCGATGCCTCAGTTGCAGCTtcgatttcctttccttcggCAGCAGGCTCAACGGCTTTCTGAGCCTGGCGCTTACGTTCCAATTCGCCGTTCACCCATTCGCGCATCTTGACCTTCCAGTAAGCTTCGACTAATTCGGGTCGAATAACTGTCATGCGATGTGGATATGCGGATTCACTCGCTGCATCAGCCTCCTTGGGGCTGTCAAGTGCGGTACCAACTTCCTCCATCCAAGTAATATCCAATGGGGTAACTCTGTACAAATCAAGAACATACTTTCTTCCGTCAGTACCCAAAAGACCCTTAGTTTCGATACTGCCTTCAAGATCATGACGCTTTGCATCTTTGTCCCAAACTGCATGCTTTTTGACTTTCAAGGCTTTGGAAAGCTTCTCGAAAACAGACACAAACTTCTCATCCGATGCGACAATATCCTTACCATCTACTGCACCATAATCGATTTGGTTCTCGCCTGGGTCGCgttgtttgaatattccTGGCACAATACTTTGTCCAACAATACGCTTTCCAAGATAGTCAACAACTACGGTTCCTGGTGTAAACAAGCCGTCGATATCCAATTGGTTGACCATGCGGACTCCCATAACATCCTTGCCTACTGCTGCTCTAGCGGCCTCGTCACCACCCTCCGAGGCAAAAGTACCCACACCGTCGGCtccaaaggaaaagaaaacgTTGTTGTATACGAAAATTTGAGCATCTTTGCCTTCAGTTGGGTTAAGAGGGGCTATTTCACCTCTAGCGACTAGAATCGCACCACGAGCTGCGGCATCGTTGTAATCGGCGAATAACTTGGAAGTCAATCGTTCCCGGAATACACGATCCTGAACAGTGTCTTTTGGCAGTTCCCTAGTAGACTGGAATTCTTCATTCCAATCTCGCAAAGTTTCGCTGTTCTCAATACCAGCAATTAGATAATTTTCCTGGGTGCGGGTGATATCAGCTTGATGCGCAACAAGGGGAGCGGTTGCTGATGGCACAATCCAAGGGTTTGAGGGAGTTGCATTTGTGATTTGGAATGTGGCCAAAGGTTCCTTGGCGTTGTTATATTCCTGAAGGCCCTTGAAGGATTCCTCAAATGATGGAGACAAATCACTGAGGAGTGCTAAAAGTGAGTGCGCGGAATGGGCTTTTGGCGCAGATTTTGGCGATGGGTCA is part of the Botrytis cinerea B05.10 chromosome 10, complete sequence genome and encodes:
- the Bcclu1 gene encoding Bcclu1, with protein sequence MAVNNEVNNAASETPTDVSSSSQKLATEETALTNGADHEEEDGGEAGGEVFQLTVVLPREPHKIQIIVSSQEAIHDVRQSIIELPGTFQYSCFHLEHKGERINDFVQISEVPGLTADSEIHLVEDPYTEKEARIHIIRVRELIGAAGDRTDTLNGIISGASLLDSVTSKESSQNGTSTAPSHPMVGFDFQGSGNLSTLLPRAQEPGPKTVKSISVSPWNPPPYHLRQKGHLLYLQVTTNEGEQFQITSHVSGFYVNKSSTGKFDPSPKSAPKAHSAHSLLALLSDLSPSFEESFKGLQEYNNAKEPLATFQITNATPSNPWIVPSATAPLVAHQADITRTQENYLIAGIENSETLRDWNEEFQSTRELPKDTVQDRVFRERLTSKLFADYNDAAARGAILVARGEIAPLNPTEGKDAQIFVYNNVFFSFGADGVGTFASEGGDEAARAAVGKDVMGVRMVNQLDIDGLFTPGTVVVDYLGKRIVGQSIVPGIFKQRDPGENQIDYGAVDGKDIVASDEKFVSVFEKLSKALKVKKHAVWDKDAKRHDLEGSIETKGLLGTDGRKYVLDLYRVTPLDITWMEEVGTALDSPKEADAASESAYPHRMTVIRPELVEAYWKVKMREWVNGELERKRQAQKAVEPAAEGKEIEAATEASEPAKSEEPTENGELAKKSESDEAAEPSKPDQERIDIGDFKFALNPDAFSGQQPQTDEEKTEFAEDEQQVRLVCEFLRKTVLPELVKDLKEGDVGFPMDGQSLSRLLHKRGINLRYLGQVATLADGKRLESLRILAVQEMVSRAFKHVAGNYLRYLPIPLTSSCIAHLLNCLLGTDLNAAPKPDVDEAIAALYPEADLKFKEVTPESLKQEIEGQVLRRFRYTLDSTWTAGIKHLQLLREVSLKLGIQLEMKPYHFTKQSQTESAAAPPATNGEATKEAAPTGKSTNGKKKKKNAREASPAAVVSANAASPVTFNPDDILNTVPVIKEASPRSSLAEEALEAGRISLLQDQKKLGQELLLESLSLHEQIYGILHPEVARVYNSLSMLYYQLDEKEAAMELARKAVIVSERTLGVDNAETLLNYLNLGLIAHASGETKLALTYIKHALDLWKVVYGPNHPDSITTINNAAVMLQHLKEYHDSRTWFEASLKICEEVYGKHSINAATLLFQLAQALALDQDSKSAVNRMRESYNIFLTELGAEDKNTKEAEKWLEQLTQNAVSIAKHAKDVQARRNRGIRVSPRVTLGQTQVQPQIGQTVEAAAGRDTPRGLDSRSIDELLKFIEGSDQSNQNKKRPGRSNPKRRGGAAATAGK